DNA sequence from the Suricata suricatta isolate VVHF042 chromosome 5, meerkat_22Aug2017_6uvM2_HiC, whole genome shotgun sequence genome:
CTAGAACTCAAAAAATTGATTAGAAGAAgccagatagatagataggttgGCAACAAGATGGCTGGAGGTTACTAGAAGCAAAGTCAACTAAGTGGCAGAATCTGGACCTATAGCTCATGGAAGAGAAGCCCCAGACTCCATAACCTAAGGGTCTGAAACCACTGGATCCATAGTCCAGTGAGTAGCAGCTTCCAGATCCATGGcccagaaagaagccaaggctggACCTAAAGTCCATAGATATAGTATAAATTAACTGGCAGGGACTGCAGAACATGGGGGTCCTCAGGTGGTAGCAGGATGTCTGGCAGGGGCTAGACATCACACAGGATGTCTGACAGCCAGTGGGCTCACAGCAGGTGTTTTGACAGCTATTGTAGAGAGAGAAACCCCTCCTATGTGCTGGGAGAGCAGAGGTCAATGCTGTAGTCCAGATCATTAGAGTAGGAAGAGCCACAAGAGgagtctgggtagctcaggtaGCCCCCAAGGGAACGGGAAAAGAAGTTTCCAGAGCAGCAGTTGTGGCTCATGTTGACAGCAGATTGAGAAAATTCTGAGGTTGAAGGTGATCATTATACTCATCGACTGGTATGGCATAGTATAAGTACAACCTTCTTACATCATCTGTATACCCTCTTCTGCATTTGGGTAATTCTTTAATCTTCTCTGTCATTGTAGCTGACTAGCTTTATACCTATTGTACTTATGGGTCTTATAATTTGTTATTATAACACAAAACCAAAGATCATTCCTATCTTAGATATTCCACAACTATTTGTCAGTGATCCTCAACCTATTACAGCCAGGaaagcctcttctctccctcgCTATGACTGCCTACATATCTATTCTTGCTTCGCTCAGGCTTCTTTCTGTCACTTTTCTACTGTGTCAAGTGATAAGTgacatagctttattttttataaggatGCTTCTAATGATTGATTCTACTTGTCACCAATGATTTACATTCTCCAAATTTATTCTCCATCTATCACATATTATTATACAGTACTTCTTACATCCaatggagggaagaaaaataacacataatGAGAAGTGGCTAGAAATAGGAAGGAGCCAGGCAAACATATAAAGGCAAAGAGATTCAAAAAGACTGAATTGAGATGGTGTCACAAGAAGAGGTCGACTCAGGCCATTGGAAGAGAAAGCGGGGGTGATGGTGACAATGTGGGATtctgggaaaagggaagaaacaaagattttaagtatctcttctatgtatttttagCTTATGGATCTTTTAATCTAAAtgccatttaaaacaaataatatctttaatgaattttcacacacagtaaaaccttgggttgtgAGTAACTTACTCTGTGAATGTTCcacaagaaaagcaaacatttctaatacattgtAACTTGATAAACGAACGATGTcttgagtagtatgtgatgctgaatgtcacatgatcacaactgagccgatggttctctctctccttctctctctctctctctttttctcactgcaGGATTGTGAGTGATCATCAATGTAATGTTGTATTTCAGTGAAAACATcaaaaggagacaaaagcaaGGGTCACTGGATAGGTTCCTTGTCAAGTTTgtaccaaaagaaaaagattccattgataGTGGTGATTCCATAAGTGATAGTGCAAGTCATCCTATACAATAcccctcctttttcttgtctCCCTTGCACCAGCCACAGAAGTTTACAAGgttaagtgcaggttaatttgtttgtttttctttatattttgtattttctttattattttctattatcttacagtattataatcatttttatataaatatttttggattgtgGAACAAATCACCTGAgtgtttgttatatatatataataattccattatttcttatggggaaattcgttTTGATATATAAGTACTTTGGAATACAAGCATGTTTCTGTAATAAATTATACTTGCAAATGAGggttttgctgtattttcatttgcattgtcCAAATCTTAGAAGAACCTCCTAGAACAACTCAGCGTTTTCATTGCTCAGACTGAATGAGTTttgggcattttctttttttcttaattttttaatgtttatttatttgagagagagagagagagagagagagagagagagagagagaggaaatgtgagcaggggaggggcagagacagagagagacacagaatccaaagcaaactccaggctctgagttgtttgcacagagcccaacatgggctcagacccacgatccatgagattatgacttgcgTTGAAGTCAGactaagctactgagccacccaggtgtcccaagttttGTGCATTTTCTAAGTCAGTCTTTTTCCTGTAATTTcctccaaaaatataaaaatagccttcttttatcatctttattcttcattttatttttcctttgaacagTAAAATAACTGAGCATTAATTTCCAATGGGTTAACTATGTCAGATAAATTTGCCCTGAAATAAATACTAACAGAGACTTGGGAGACTGAAGGAAAATCATCTTAGGTGGAACcaacaaattttaagaaagaatagagaaacaCTTTGCTAGTTGTATTCTTCAGGAAGCAGGCactgagacagagatagaataaCAAAACATTTGTGAAAGGGTAGCACCTGCAAATAAACAAAGCCATTCTACCACCTTGTTCAGTCACTGACTGCCATGAGGAAAACGTGATCTTGGCTTAGAaggggaggcagagcccagagaaGCTAACAGAGAAAGCCTGTCAGCAGGCTTCACTAGTCATAGCCAGACAGCTATTCCTCTTGATTGGTCACTCCAGGGGTGTGATGTGAGTTCCAAGTCCGATCTGTACCTGTCACAGTCCACTGGTTATTGATTGGTCACTCCAGGGGTGTGATGTGAGTTCCAAGTCCGATCTGTACCTGTCACAGTCCACTGGTTACACCTTCAGGGTCAACTTGTCAGGAGAGAGATTCTTCATAGCTCTGGTAGGTGTCTATTCCTGAGAGGAAATATAAAAGGGCAAGGCCGTGGCATGAAACACAGTGCTTGTCAACTGCATTTGGTCTTGTGGCTGTAGGTGATGATCACCAGCGCCTGCCTTCACCATCCATTATAAATTTGCCCCACCCTCCATTGTCACCTCTGGTAGTCATGGTGGATTTCTTGGCACTGCTACCCAAGACTTGTTCTTAAGAAGTATGAACAatgaaaaatgtaacattttcttgCTAGGGTCACTATTATGTCCACAATTGGACTAGAGGTTCTAAGAGCCATCCAAGTAGGTTAACTAAGCTTCACACATATTCCCTCTTCCCTCATTGTGTAACAGTAACCATAGAACCTTCTACTAATCAGGGTCATCTACCCAACTACCCTTTTATAGATGGATcacaacttttttcttcttcttcttctttttttttttttgtttttgtttttgcctttttgttgCCAACAATAAGGAGCCCAAAGTGCTCAGGCAGCAGCCATAGCTGTGGTTCAATGAAACCCTTGATGTGTTCCTTAAGAAGTCTGCCTTTGGGAACTGAGACTCCATCCTTGGAAATTCCAGCTGCAGAAATAGGAAGCACAAAGTTCTTAAATGAGACACTGGAAGTAATCATAGGTGGATATCTAGAGCTCAGTCTTTTGAAGGTATTGCCTCCATGCTAACACTTCAATTTTCCAGTCAGTATTCTAATCTAATGCACTATCAGGCAGGTAGCTTCAGGCCGCTGTGGGTACTGCTAAAGCTTGTGGATCTCTACTTAGACTGTCTCTACTGTGAAGTGGATTTCTTGATTGGTTGCTCCAGGGGAAGCAATCCCATGCTGGTagattaatttattcattaatttctgAATAATGGTGCTGCTGAGGTAAGCATAAAAAGCAGACTCATACTCTGAATACATATCTACATGTTTGAGATATGAACACTGATCTTTCCAGGGAAAAGAGGACCATGTACAACTTTCAACCAAGTAGCCAGTTGGTCTCCTTGAGGACTAATATCATGCTGAAAGTTAGCATTTACTTCCACTGCTGAGATTGGACATTCAGGGGTGGCATTAATTAAATCAGCTTTGCAAGTAGACTCTGCTTATGTTGCTCAACCCATTCATAACCTCTTGGTCATTTTATTCACTTGTTCATCTTGCCAGCATTGTAGAGACTGCTGACAGAGCTAGGCTCACATCAGCTGACAGAGTCATTTTGTCTACTTGATTGTTTCTTCCATGGTAGATGCTTTCCAGTGGGAACCAGGAAGAAATACACATATCTTTACATGTTGTGTGCACCTGCATGTGTCTATCCCCATGTCTCTACACCAGATTTCTTTGTACCAACATTCTAATGTTCTCCTTTCCTGGTCCCTAACTAGTTGATCAAATCAAATGTCACCATCCAGGAATTTAGATGTATCCgatgtgttttttccttttgtcaacAAACATCAAGGTCCTGCATCCTTTGGAGGAAATATGCTCAATACTGCTCCAGAGATTattattcatataaattttatcaaTGCATAAAAAAggattctaggggtgcctgggtggctcagtggttaagcggctgacttcggctcaggtcatgatctcacactccatgggtttgagccccacatcaggctctgtactgacaactcagagcctggagcctgcttcagattctgtgtctcctgctttctctgcccctcccccactcactctgtgtctcattctttcaaaataaagacataaaaatattttttaaaaaggattctagaaaaaaggttaaaagaaaaaataaatgtctaaagcCCCAAATAAATTAGCTCAAATTCACCAATCTATTAGGTTTCTAAAGTTTGCTCCCAGAGACATAGtaaaaattaacttattaaaTACCTCCCAAAAAGCAATagcaaaaagaaggagaaggaaaagaagaagaagaagaagaagaagaagaagaagaagaagaagaagaagaagaagaagaagaagaagaagaagaggaagaagaaaggaaaaaaggaaggaaggaaagaaggaagaatgaaagaaagaaggaaggaaggaaggaaggaagaaaagaaaagaaaggaaaaaaccataTTCAGTTAAAACTAACAATAAAATTAACAGAATATGTGGAAGATATTCAAAATGAATGAGTTTATTGCATCATGTTCATTTGGGTTTTCATCTCTTGTGaataaaatcaagaacaagaatcccattatttatttaacattaagTTGTGTTTATTAGCATAATTGTCATTAATTGATCttacaatttatttcattaattccaCTAATTCTATTAAAtcattcaataaaattaataattaagttCCGTATATGTTAGAGACAGTTTTATGGCCAGTGCTTTGCAGCTGGCAAAAAGGTTGACTGGAGAGTTTTTCCTGAAGATCACAAAAATGATCGACTCCCTGTTTAGGAATTAGACACATTCCTCTAAACCTCTAAACCTTTAACAAGTTGATGTATAGAATCCAGATCCGCAGGTTGGCCTGTAACATGATGACTGGTAGCTCCTGGAGGAGAAGTAGGTTGGGCGGCAGAATCTGGATCCATAGCTCAGGGAAGGGAAACCACAGACTCCATAACCCAGGGGTCTGAAGCCCTGGGAGCCACAGCCCAGGGACCAGCAGCTTCTGGATCCATAGCCCAGGGAACGGCAGCTCCTGGACCCAAAGCCCACACATCCAGGGTAAGCAGTCCAGCAGGGACTGCAGAGCGTGGAGGCCCTCGGGCGGGAGCAGGATGTCTGGCAGGGGCTGGACACCACGCAGGACTTTTGGCAGCTGGTGGGCTCACAGCAGGTCTCCTGGCAGCCGCTGTAGAGGGAGGAGCCCAGCTGGCAGGTGCTGGGAGAGCAGAGGGCAGTGCGGTAGACCAGGTTGTTGGGGTAGGAGGAGCCACAGGAGGACCGTGGGTAGCGCTGGTAGCCCCCAAGGGGATAGGAGAAGTTTCTAGAGCAGCAGCTATAGGACATGTTGGCAGAAGGTGTGAGTTCAATTGAGTTACGGGGAGAAGGTTCTGACTTTGAATGTCATCTCCTAGACTGGGGCATTTATATAGTCAGCCATGGGTGTGGCATGTTTTACAGTCACCGTTCCCACACTTGGAATCCTTCATTTTCATATGTGTAATTCAGTGATATTTTCTATAATTGCAGATGATTCCTTCCATCTCATATTTATGGGAGAATTTATTGTGTTGTTATAGCACCAAGCCAACAAACTATTCCAATATCAGAAATGCTATGACTATATGTCATTAATGCCAACAAATCATGACCGGGAAAGCCCCCACTCTTTTCCTTGGCTGAGACTCTTGGTGCCTTTGCTTGTACACTGGCTGGGGAATGCTTAGCTCAAAAGTCAGGGATTGAGATTAAGTCACTTTTTACCTTCCTCAGTGGAATAGAGGCACCTTACTTGTCACCAatgattttctttctataatgTATTCTattctctaaaattatttcttacatattacattatattttatattacctCTCAAATCCATTGGAAAGGGGAAAATAGGTAAAACAAATTGATTGAGAAATCTGATGGGTCACAGAGAGAAATCAGGATGAGTGTTTAAAGACAGAATGATTAAGCAAgactaatttggaaaaaaaaattctcagtggATACCAATTTGTACACGTGTGAAGAAACACAAAGTGTCAAATACTCTTCAGGTGAAGGACGGTAATGAGGGGCACGATTAGTCTTTCCATCTGTGTGTAATTCCAATAAAAACGGTTCTGTATCAATATAGTTTATGGCTTTTCATGTACGTTTTCCCTTTGTCACCTGTAGTTACAATGTGTCCAATAACCCAGCTCTCCTAGAACAACTCTTACTACATGATACCTTCTGGCCATTTTATCTTTAGATTCTTATTTTACAATTATCTCCATTGTCAAAACAATTTTTACCtacttcagttttttttaagattattttacctttgtaaaatatccatatattttctttttcttttaattttcttttaatgtttatttatttttgagagacagagagacagagagtgagcaggagaggggcagagagagggagacatagaatctgaagcaggctccaggctctgagctgtcagcacagagcctggctcagggctcaaactcatgactcaaactctcaagatcatgacctgagctgaaaccagacgcttaacctactgagccacccaggcgcccctatgatatGTTTTAGTGCTGGAAAGGTAGTGACATACTCTTCACGCATTTGATTGAAAATTCTACATTCCTCCTTCAATTTTGAAACAAATACTCACTAGTCAAGTATTctagttttaaagttttctttcctcagaaATTTCCTACTTCCCTTTTACTATCTGTTTAGAATTCAGCCATCAATTGTACTGTTAATTTTTGAAGGTAActtgcattttctttcccttttgggggctttaaacttttctcttcttttcagctcATCAGTTTTGACTCTGATGCGTTCTCTTTATTTGTTGGTTTGAATATGTTTTCAGAACAATCTCTAATTGTCTCTCCAGCTGTATCTAATTTCTCTTTAATCCATTCAACAATTCTGCATTTAACTTACTGCACTtttcaattttagaatttttacttggttattttaatatgtttctgtcttaaaattttaaatttattttttattttctaaagtgacTTCTACTGCATGATCCATATTTTGGATTTAGTCATTTCTTAACTTCTTAAAGCCTGGTAAATTTCCCAAGGGTATCAGATGATCTCTATCTATGTCATCTATCTTTATCATCTATATATTCATTCATATCTACTATAAAAGTATATCTATAATTATATCTATACCTACAAAAATATACCtgaatttacatttatatctatatctgtctatGTAAAGAAATCATTGAAGGTTATCTCTATACCCTGCTAACCTAATCAAACATTGAAATGATTTGAAACTGAGCTTTAACATATAGGAAggggtaaatattttaagctaacTTAGTCCTTAGGTTTTATTCAGAGTCTCAGAAAATTTTGGTCAAAATCATTAGAAATTTCTGACCTTCAGTTTTGGTTACTTGAGCTCATGAGTCACATTAGCCTCTCATTTGGATTCAGCAATATTCCTAGTCTGAAAGTAGTGACAAATTCTGTGACTTTCTTATTGTTGTTGAAACCTCCCTGATATTTggtaatttctgaaaatttcacatatattttctttatctagaTTTTTTAGACAAAAGATACTagttctgtatatatatatatatatacacacacatatatactttcATTTGTAAGTGTatcaatttgtattttattcccCCTTAGGAATAAATTGAAGATTCCTAATTAATCCTTGGGTACAAGATTTAtcttataaaatatgaaagaatgatTAGAATTATTGATAAATAGAAGTAAGTGTTCGATCACAAAACCATTTTAATGATTTGAATGGAAGAGGGTGGAAACAAGAATTATTGTAGTTTAAAATGTAAtacctctaggggcgcctgggtggctcagtccaacttctgctcacgtcatgatctcacagtatgtagGTTTGaactccgtgttgggctctgtgctgacagctcggagcctggagcctgcttcagattctgtgtctccctctctctctgcccctcccccacttaccctctgtctctgtctctcaaaataaaaataaagacataaaataaatgtaatacctctaaaaattaaataaaatgtaatacctCTAAATGATGGAGTGACCTTTTCTCATCAACTAacttttttcaaaactttaaaggtttatttatttttgagagagacagagagagagagagaggggatccaaagcaggcttcaagctctgagccgtcagcacaggacctgatatGGGACTccaagccacgaactgtgagatcatgacctgagaagaagttggacacttagccgactgagccacccaagcgctccatTCACCAACTATTTTTAACCATATATTCCATTGGCACACCTTATAAATATCCCCTTTGTAAGTTAACTGAATTTTcaataatgtcttttttaaattttttaatgtttaattatttttgagggagagtaagacagaacatgagcaggggaggggcagagagagagggagacactgaatccaaagcatgttccaggctctgagctgtcagcacagaccctgacgcaaggctggaactcatgaaccatgagatcatgacctgagctgaagtcagacacttaaccaaccgagccacccaggtgcccctcaataatttcttgaatataaaaataattttcagtctggagagcctgggtggcttaatcggtcaaacatctgattcttcatttcagcCCGTCATGTGGCTCCATTATCTTACTTTTATCATAACAAATTTATAAAGACTATCTTTCTCTAAGGGCTTTTGTACAGCCTAAAGAAATAAGGCTTGGAGATATTTACTGAACATATTTTAACTCTTTTTGTTCTCAGTTTTAGGTTCCTTATCAAATTCTATCAACGGATTTTGCTATTCCAGGACATGCTTtgcctaaacaaacaaaaaaacaaacaaaacaaacaaaaaacaaaacaaaacaaaaaactggagaataatatcctgaaaataaaaaagtaatctttCCTCAACTCTTTTGGTGAGATATGCATTAAATCACTATCCTTATGGTATCAAATGCTTATTACCTTTGAGTTTGAAATGTGAGGAAAAAACAAGGTGGAAATCATCCTTATGATTTTAGATTCTTCACTCAGATGTTATGGAATCAGTCGTTACACATATGTAGATAAGATCATATTGAGAACTCATCAGTGAGATTGCAGGTGCTTATGACCTTTACCAAGAAATGGTGGGTAACTTCAAGCAAAGGTACTTAAAATTCAGACATGATCATTTTAATCTGTGTTCTATTCAATTTTTCATTCATGTATAAGCCTCATCatataattctaaatattatttttgttctctgcATTCCTTATATGACTATCATCTAGTCTGCTACCTTACACCCATTGTCCTTCCCATATCTTGTGAGGGAATCAATTTAATTCCTGAATCTGAGATTTCCATTCTCAAAAGTTTTAAACAATAGTCTTTCAGTACATGTAGTTTGAGTAAGAAAAATATCTGAGGTCCCTCAAAGTTAGTTCAAATCCCCAATTTCTCaagatttcaaaatttatttccaGGCGCATATAGatattttcataatatcttttttatatatcaCAACCAAAAACCTAGCCAATAAAAAACTAACAACAATAAACACAGTTGAATATCAGAACCAATAAATTTATTAGATTACAATGATTAGGTTTTTCATAcaagtttggaaaaaaaatccaataacaTGAATCTTATCTCCAGTGGAGATTTTAGACCTTATTTTCAGGTAGTACATTAATTGgagaatttttcaaataaattctgtCAGCTAGTATTTGGGGCCAGAGACAAGGTGAGAATTTGATAATCAAAGAGTAAGAAGTGAATTCTTCCTGTAAGTGATGAAGATGATAAAGATTATGAG
Encoded proteins:
- the LOC115292708 gene encoding keratin-associated protein 13-1-like, producing the protein MSYSCCSRNFSYPLGGYQRYPRSSCGSSYPNNLVYRTALCSPSTCQLGSSLYSGCQETCCEPTSCQKSCVVSSPCQTSCSRPRASTLCSPCWTAYPGCVGFGSRSCRSLGYGSRSCWSLGCGSQGFRPLGYGVCGFPSLSYGSRFCRPTYFSSRSYQSSCYRPTCGSGFYTSTC